In Populus alba chromosome 4, ASM523922v2, whole genome shotgun sequence, the genomic window aatatatcatagtttaaaaaagatatttcgcaaaataatacaagttaaattgtttttggtaaaataacatagtttgatACATGTTAAAATCGAAAATAACtaacattttttaaagaaattattaaaatagataagcataaatctaaaaagaaataaaaataaataaaatgaaaaaataaataaaactttaaaagaatattaaaactctataataacaattataatattataaaaaaatcattaatgttAAAAAGATTATCAGCAATAATCAAAGTAAATCACACATGttaccggaaaaaaaaaaaaaaaaaacaagtaaaaaaggATGTTATTATTGGAACTTTGACATTTCTTCaaggtattatttttttttctctcccatctttttcaaaataatttaagaaaatttattattcCCAACCACACTTCTTACAAAGTCAATAATATTGTCTCAAATTTGGCCCCATACCCTTATCCCAAAAGGCACCGAGAGACAGCAAAGAAAGATGAGCAAttagaaaacaagtttttttttttttctcaatttataatttctttgaattaatttttgaagGAGTGGCTGTTGGATGCGGATGGCAGGCATTTGTGGCATATGTTAATGTTGCATGTTACTACTTAATTGGCATTCCGCTGGGTTGCGTTCTTGGCTTTACATGCGACATGGGTGCAAAGGTAAATTAATACTTATTTATGAAGCATAAATATCCttgatttctattttatatatatatatatattattattattattaatgtgaccAATACTAAATATGTCTTTGTCTTTGTTACAGGGAATATGGAGTGGGATGTTAGGAGGCACAATTATGCAGACTATAGTCTTATTATGGGCAACATTTAGGACAAATTGGGAAAAAGAGGTAATTTCAATATGTAATTTACAATTAAATCATTTGACTTATCTAACTTTCCAATCAGTCTTAtgtctaaataataataatagtagtaataataataataataataattattattattattattattattattatacagtTGAtagacaaatttaaaattttatatacttttgaAAATCATAAGCTgtgaattttggatttttcaggTGGAGAAAGCTCACAGTCGATTGGATTCTTGGAATGACAATAAAGAACCACTCTTGAAGGAGTAAAATGGACATTGGTTTAGGTTCAGTGGATATTTTGTCTGCCTTTGAGACAATTTTACTAAATAAATCTCAAGAACCAAGAGGTTTcctttttcatttcttatagtTTCTCATATCCTCTTCCCCTTTGAATATTCAAGAGCATTGAATTTGGTActactttttaaaaactattttagttttatgaaaggttttgctattattttaaaattaatctatgaTTCGATTGACCTAGGGCTTTAACCgatatgaattaaaataaaataaaaaagttaaaaaaataaacttagatGACCCAATTAACATGGCCTAATCTAGTTATCAACTCATTAAAATgatagtattttaattttcttaaaaagggTTAATCCCTTTAATATATGAATCAGGTTTTATTCTGAATTAATCTCGGATTGTGTAACGTTTTCTTACTATCCTTAAACCGTCACTTCTGCACTTCCAATTTTAATTGTCAAGCCTTGTAATTTAAATTCTATCCATTTTGTATTTCAGCCACAATACCAAAAGAAAGCTTAAAATCCCAAAGCATTGTTTCTAGCCCTCCCCCATTGTATCCATAAACTCGGAATATCATCACTAGGACCATATAAGCAACTTGATAAGgtttattttcgacaacattcTGGGCCAACTCCTagcatattttgtcaattttttttttttattattattattatattagatGTTCAGGTAAGCATGTATacactttaaataatttttataaaccctaaaattaataattaaataaaaggctcaaacctgaaataataaaaaaaaaacaaaacctttaattctaaatttttatcacTAAACCATCTATGGTGGTCAACGTCTAATTTCTTCCATGGAGATCGTGTAATTAATAGCGGTATGACTGTATGGCGCTAAGAGAATCTGTTTCATTTGTGACATTGATCGTTTTATCCAATATCTTGCCTTCCCCTTTTCTTCTCACAAGGACACACAACctcaaatccattaaaaaattgaaggcGTATGCCCAGcatttttttacaaaagtaCAGCCTATAAAAAGAAGTTTCATGCTTCCATTGTTATATAAAGCGTGCAAGAAGGCAAGGGATATTAGCTACTATTCAAGGGCAAATGCAGGATGGTGACAGGCTGCAAGACCCACGAAAATTAAGCACTTGCCATAAATTAATTTCTGTAGTCGGTTTAGAAATAAGGTAATTAATgactaaattaaaatcaatatcatGATCCagggaaaataaaatcaataccgGCACTCATGATCAATCCTATAAAGTAGAAAAAGGAGAGAAGCTGTCTCCGCTTCTGTAAGATAGGCAATAGGGGGCCAAGAGTGCCCCTCGAAATAATTAAGACATGAAGGAAATTTTAGTGGCGAGGGGAATTTATGCAGTGCAGGGAAATCTTGGAAACGAAAACAGCTTTTCAAAGTACCAATTGGCTTGCTGCAAAGCGAGAATTATGAAGTTTTGAATTCAGATCCCGCCATTGTGAAGCAACTGCTAAtaatatcaagaaaagaaaatgcactTGAGGTCGTGGCAGGGAAAGAggcttgtttcctttttttttttttatatctgggtttgaatttttttgtgtatgtttgttatttttgtagTGCTTTAACTGCCAACTGAGCTTGTAGGGTATTCAACAGGCTTGGGAATTAGTTGTGGTACGCGTAAACTAACTCGGACACtctaagttatatatataaaaaaaaaagttaagaaaagaatataaataaattaaatagtatCGTTGGAACTTAACTGATGAAAAGCATATCGGTTTCTGTACGTGGCTCCTCTGGGAAACGTAGCTCCCCTTCTTGTATGATGACGAGTTTTGCGACCGAATTGCTTTGTAAATAGCTGCTCTTGCTATAGCTAAGCCTTCTTCAATTCTCTCAAAATCTGCCTTAATTTTCTTCCcagaaaaacacacacacacacacacaaatcaagaaaacaagaaaccaTATATTCGATATATGCAGTGAAAGTTAATTAACCAGGCTCacattttaaatgttaaaaaaatataaatagtattAAAATTGTTTCAATAGTGTAATTAAACATAACAAAgtgggttaatttttaaatctccGCTTAACTTTGTACCACACCCAAGCACGTTGAAACCGAAACCAATACTAAACTCAAGCATGTTAAGTCTGACAATCAAGCCAAACCCAATTGTCCACAATGCATATAACAAcatctcaaattttaaaaagcatgaaccctttaaaaaattattcaatactTGGAtggaaacataaaattaatattttcatccacaaatacatacaaaaaagaaaagtttatcttttgaaaacttgaaaataaattacttagaactcaatattttttttaaatctttccTCTTCgaatataacaaatttataCAATAAGTtggacaaataaaaaagagtttgcAGTTAAGttttactttatataaataaaaaatgctacTTGAATGAaacagtttttgtttttgcagtccaatcaagcttttaaaaaatcttaatttttttttacctaggcGCTTGTGTTTGGTATGGTTGTCACACTCAGACATGGGTTTGATATGATTATCAAGTCCAAGCGCTTGGGTCTAGCAATCATGTTAGACCCAAGATGCTTTAGATTGACAACCATTCCTAatttaacaaacaaacaaaaaaaagaggataattGTGCACTGTAGTTGTTATTAGAgagactagaaaaaaaaaaaaacacaaataatcgATTACTATTGACAATCCAACCATTATTTACCTATACGCGCTACAGCATATTGAAGAAAACACGATTATGCATCTAAAGAGATGGATAACCAGATTTGACTACCATGAAACGTCATTCATGCCTCCTTAATGGCGCGGCGCTACTTATTCactaggaaagaaaaaaaaaagataaagaaatgtcttgtgaaaagataaaaaactaaaaataaaactattattataattcatagtAAAATATCTCTTGCTATACAATAATTTTTCTACACTATTTAATTTtcgttataaataatttatcccCTCGGAATTGGGACGTATTCAGTTTTCCTCCTTAAAGCTTCgattatattaatttgtcttCTAAGATTTCAATCACGTATCAATGTTCTTCTTTAGGTTATCTATGctaacaaaattgttttttttttttttttttccagtttctaagcttttaaaacttgataaaatagaaaccattgaaaaataattgaataagaTCAAATCTTGTActcttattaaaatatatatatatatatatatatatgatatcatgtacatcatttatatttaaaaatataagatacaaaataagaatttatctttctagtgaaaacaaataaaaaacatacaatattttgaaaattagaaaactcagaaaaagattaaaatttttaaaataaaaagcttgatgaacaaaagaaaataactcttcatcttttttattaatacaatgGTATAATCGTAAGCTAACAAAGCAAtactatatttaataatatcaataaattatgaCACTAAGATGTTTAAGACTGTAATGTtaggtaatttttaaaatagttttatcatttaaaaatatattaaaataatttttttaagttttatatttatttttgatattatcagcatataaataaaaaataaatttcaattaaaaaacacttttcatacaaaaacaaacctCCGATTACttgtttatcttaatatattcttcaatatttggatGAATAAATTCCCTCGACAAAGGGCCTCCGTACAACAaccaaagaaattaaaataaggaAAGTTGGTTGATTCGCACGCTGTCTCTCTCCCAACTACCCAGAAAAACCATGGCATGTTTGCTTGTGGATTCGCACACTGTCTCTCTCTCAACTACCCGAAAAACCATGGCATGTTTGCCttcatttgcttttatttccATCCTTTTCCCTCAACACTTTCACACTCTTAGGAAAATAGCTTATCTTTGTGCTTCCTCGTAGGAGCAATATCCCTTTATAAGAACAACCTTTGGCCTTACATATCTGCTTTGTTTAGCTCAGGTAGAGGGAGAAGATCAAAGATCATGGCCAACTACAGTGAAGACAGCAGAATAGAGTATGCTGAAGATGAGTCTTACGAGCCTATATTGCATGACAAAAGATCATTCTCCGGGGAGCCAGTGAGTACTTCTGAACTTGAAGAAATACTATCTGTCATGGGATTACCCCGCTCTCAACGAATCCTACGAGCCACTTGGCTTGAACTGGAAATCCTGTCTCGTCTAGCAGCACCAGCAATTGTGGTTTACTtgctcaattttttaatttccatatCCACACATGTTTTTTGTGGTCATCTTGGCGATCTTCAACTTGCTGCTGCCTCTCTTGGGAATACTGGCGTCCAAGGCTTTGTCTATGGCATTGTGGTATAGTCTCAATAATTTGACCGTTCGTGGATTACATGCTCAGAATAAACgccatatatgtatatgtatttgACGAAAGAAATTTTCATGTGCAGTTTGGAATGGGAAGTGCAGTGGAGACATCATGTGGACAAGCCTATGGAGCACacggttttattacaaaaacaagcttataaattacaaaactcaCAATCTTAATACAcatcctctcttttctctcttgtgTTTCTTTCTACTCTTTCCCACActtaataatataaacttactagcttatttatacacaaattgagAGGCAGCAGGCGGTGGTGGTTAATAATAAATGCCAGCAAGTGATGATAGGTGGTTGATTGAGTTTACCACAACACTAGCAAGCAAGAAGTTCGAGCACACCTGGAGGGGTTTTAGTATCCAGGCCTTCTCTGGGTTATGGGATTTCTTCAAGTTGTCCCTTGCATCAGCTGTTATGCTATGCCTTGAGACTTGGTACTATCAGATACTAACGTTGATCGCAGGGCTGCTTAAAAATGCTGAAGTTTCCTTGGACGCTCTGTCCATCTGGTAAGCAAAGGATCTGCTACTAGTTGCTTATACCTAACTAGCCACTTGTGATCTGTTTGTGGTTCAGATTGGGTCAATCAAAAATGGTTAATTTCTGATTTTTTGTTATGCCATTTGGAGGAATTGGCCTTAAAATTCTGGTTTCAGAATAAGATAGCAAAATGCctgaaatgatttaaaaatttttataattacatgCCACGTGTGTAATTTGGTATTGGCCTGAGAACTATATTGAAGCCCTGAAGAACAGCTTTCTTTGGTGGTTAACCGCATTTGTCTCTTCCATTTCTAGTCTTTGCTTGAATCCGTTTGCTTactaatttaacaaaaacttaCCTCATACTAGTTGtccaaaaaactatttttgaaaaatcagccTGTTCTTTTCTTGATATAAACCCACAAACAACCAACCCCTTTTAGCAGATTACAGAAAAGATGAAGCCCGTTACAAGTTTCTTCCTGCTTTCTGCAACTCTAAGCCTCACCTTCTTCTTCCACCCATCAGTGGCCAAAGGAAGCACCAACCTAATCCAAGAAGTATGTACAAAAACTCATAACAAGGTCAATTGTGTTGCCAGCCTTGAATCTAACCCTGATAGCAAACAAGCCAATCTACAGCAACTTGGCATAATTGCATTAAACCTTGCATCAACGAACGCAACAAACACATCCTCGTACATCAAGACAACATTGCTTAGTAACAAAACTCTGGGCCCTGTCAATGAGCAAGCCCTAGAAGATTGTTCAGATCAATACTTGGATGCCATCCAGCAACTTGATGACTCATTGGCTGCTTTGTTAGCCAATGCTACTAATGATGTGCGTACCTGGGTGAGAGCAGCAGTTGCTGATGTTGAATCATGCGAGAATGGGTTCAAGAAAAAGGTTCCTGGCCAACACATGTTGCTGTCTTCGAGAAACGCAGTTTTTCGCCAACTGTGCAACAATGTCTTGGTCATCAACAAGCTCTTAAGCCGAACAAGTGCTGGAAGGAACTAAGAGCAGTCGTAAATTTTTCCCAGCCAATCCACAaggaattttctttttctcattaaaAGGCCTTCCTTggtaataaataattttaaacgtTATTTGGCAAAACTATGGTGTGCTTTCTCTCGATTACCATTGAAGTTATGCAGAAAACTATTGTgaaggtgaattttttttatcatatatgagaggtgtattttttattttttacatatgaatagaagaaaaattactttatttttacaatAGGAAAATTCAGTAATTCACCAAGAATAcctgtcataaaaaaaaaaaaaaaaaaaaaagtaaaccatttttttaaaatttgtatagGAGAtggtatttatttatatatgaatcTCTTTAAATGACTCCAACTAGTGCTTCATAACTTAGATTCAAgataatagttattaaacctattCTAATGGATTAACTCGATGGCTTAAAGATCTGGAGCtcgatataaatcaaatttcatttagaattattctttttaaattgaattaatcaaattcaaataaacttGAAAAGGTAACTTCTAACTCATTTCACCATACTAAACTTGACTTAAATTcgatcaaattaaaatcaagaaatattttaaaattaaaacaacattattttagataaaataaaattatacatttagATTGACCAAGTAACCAGATCAACAACTCAAAGATAATGGCtgtaaaccaaatcaaatttggACTGAATCTAACCATTATAATCTCAATTACATGATTTATTAAATTGACAAGAACCGCTTATcctatttttttcagaaaaaggTACCAAGGATAACAAGCTATTCGGAGATAGAACTTGAACTTAATTATTATGATCTCTTCGTATCTTAAAGCAATATTTTATTACCAATTGtggtgaattttattttgttttttgttttttttatgaatcacTTGTGGTGATTCTATGGAATAATTCATTGACAAACGATGAGGAGTATTCCTCAAGTCTCTCACCATGATTATATATCCTCCCAGCCCATTCTCAAATCATATTCTCCATTTTTCAACTCAAGTAACCAAATCAACATCACGATCTCCACAAAAATGGACAAAATGGAGTCTCGAGGTGAAGTCCATGAACCCCTTTTACGCTCAATCCCAGAACCTGAACCAATTTCTCACTATCATGAATTGGACTTCCAGGCTTGAAAATGTCGACACCAACTTGGGCTACTTCAAGCGCCTCGGTTGGCATCCTGGATTGAACTCAAGATCCTTCTCCGCTTAGCTGCACCTGCTGTTTTGGTTTGCTTGATCAACAACCCATGTCCTTGTCCACCAGAATCTTCGCTGGCCACCTCGGCGATCTTGAGCTTGCTGCTGCCTCTCTTGGCAATGTGGTGTCCAATTCTTAGCCTATGGCCTCATGGTAATATATACAACAAAATGACTTAAAATGTGATTTaactttttagggttttaatcTTATTGGTTTTGTGCCTTGATCTTGCAGTTAGGGAAGGGAAGTGCTGTGGAAACTCTGTGGTCAATCTTATGGAGCTCGCCGATATGAGATGTTCGGCAAATATCTTCAAAGACCAATTTTACGTCTTCGCAAAGCCAATTTGATCTTACTTGATGAACCAACAACCGTAGCGTCAGCAGCGCAGCTGTCTTTGTTAACTGGGCTTGCAGTGTACAATTCAAGGTGGGATTGATAGGAGCATCACTGCCTGTCATGGTGGATTATAGAGGCTTCTCAATTTGTGTTTACAGTGATGAGTAGGCGGTGCAAGAGCACATGGATTGGCTTTACCTGCCAAGCTTTTACTGGGCTGTGGATTTTCTGAAATTATCTTCTGCATCAATCCATCTCAATTTGTGTTTATAGATGTTCCAATTTCAGGTGGAGAAGGCTGAGAAATCCGGATAAATGGGAAGATAATTGATTTTCTGAAACTGAACATCGATGCTGTTCAGTTTCATCTATCCCATCTGCTCGCCAAACACAGATGCAACTCTAGCTATACATGCCTAGCATCATCATcctagttcaaaaaaaaaaaaaactaaattcattaGTTCTACTAGAGGGAACATTATTGCAGACCTAGTGCAGGAAAAATCAGCCTATCAAGATTGTT contains:
- the LOC118059190 gene encoding pectinesterase inhibitor-like, producing the protein MKPVTSFFLLSATLSLTFFFHPSVAKGSTNLIQEVCTKTHNKVNCVASLESNPDSKQANLQQLGIIALNLASTNATNTSSYIKTTLLSNKTLGPVNEQALEDCSDQYLDAIQQLDDSLAALLANATNDVRTWVRAAVADVESCENGFKKKVPGQHMLLSSRNAVFRQLCNNVLVINKLLSRTSAGRN
- the LOC118058401 gene encoding protein DETOXIFICATION 40-like, producing MANYSEDSRIEYAEDESYEPILHDKRSFSGEPVSTSELEEILSVMGLPRSQRILRATWLELEILSRLAAPAIVVYLLNFLISISTHVFCGHLGDLQLAAASLGNTGVQGFVYGIVFGMGSAVETSCGQAYGAHASKKFEHTWRGFSIQAFSGLWDFFKLSLASAVMLCLETWYYQILTLIAGLLKNAEVSLDALSIW